Proteins found in one Vallitalea guaymasensis genomic segment:
- the thrS gene encoding threonine--tRNA ligase: MIITLKDGSKKEYESSMSVIDIANDISAGLARMACAGEVDGEVVDLRHVVDKDVTLNILTFNDDLGKDAFRHTTAHILSQAVKRLFPEIKLAIGPSIENGYYYDFDKETPFTNEDMEAIEKEMKKIVKENLKITRFELPRDEAIKLMEEKGEDYKVELIRDLDEDAIISFYEQGEFVDLCAGPHLMTTKPVKAFKLLSVAGAYWRGDEKNKMLSRIYGTAFTKKAELDEHVQKLEEAKKRDHNKLGRELEYFTTSDVVGQGLPLIMPKGAKVIQTLQRFVEDEEESRGYQFTKTPLMAKSDLYKISGHWDHYKDGMFVLGDEDKDEEVFALRPMTCPFQYMIYKAKQRSYRDLPVRYSETSTLFRNESSGEMHGLIRVRQFTLADAHIICTPEQVKQEFKDVVDLVKYMMTAIGIQDDVWYRFSKWDENKTDKYINDPEAWEYTQNMMRKILNEIGLDYHEADGEAAFYGPKLDVQFKNVHGKEDTLFTIQIDFALAERFQMTYVDKDNEKQHPYIIHRSSIGCYERTLAMLIEKYAGAMPTWIAPVQAKVLPISEKYQDYANEVVAGLKAKGVRVELDDRAEKIGYKIREGRMERVPYLLIVGQQEAEEKLVAVRSRVNGDEGGIPLDDFIARIKEEIDNKEIIVAEESK, from the coding sequence ATGATTATTACTTTAAAAGATGGTTCAAAAAAAGAATATGAAAGTAGCATGTCAGTTATTGATATAGCTAATGATATTAGTGCAGGACTTGCAAGAATGGCATGTGCAGGAGAAGTGGATGGAGAGGTTGTTGACCTTAGACATGTAGTTGATAAAGATGTAACACTTAACATTCTTACATTCAATGATGATTTAGGTAAAGATGCTTTTAGACATACAACAGCTCATATCCTATCACAAGCGGTTAAGAGACTTTTTCCAGAAATTAAACTAGCTATAGGTCCATCAATAGAAAATGGATACTATTATGATTTTGATAAGGAAACACCTTTTACCAATGAAGACATGGAAGCGATTGAAAAAGAAATGAAGAAAATCGTTAAAGAGAATCTCAAGATTACACGATTTGAACTTCCAAGAGATGAAGCCATTAAGTTAATGGAAGAAAAAGGTGAGGATTACAAAGTAGAGCTTATCAGGGATTTAGATGAAGACGCTATCATATCTTTCTATGAGCAAGGGGAATTTGTTGACCTATGTGCCGGTCCACATCTTATGACAACAAAACCAGTAAAAGCTTTTAAATTATTATCGGTAGCAGGAGCTTACTGGCGTGGAGATGAAAAAAACAAAATGTTATCAAGAATCTATGGTACCGCATTTACTAAAAAAGCGGAGCTAGATGAACATGTTCAAAAATTAGAGGAAGCCAAGAAAAGAGATCATAATAAGTTAGGAAGAGAATTAGAGTATTTTACAACTTCTGATGTAGTTGGGCAAGGTCTACCATTAATCATGCCAAAGGGAGCAAAAGTAATACAGACACTTCAAAGATTTGTTGAAGATGAAGAAGAAAGCAGAGGCTATCAGTTCACGAAAACACCTTTAATGGCTAAAAGTGACCTTTACAAAATATCTGGTCACTGGGATCATTATAAGGATGGTATGTTCGTTCTTGGAGATGAAGATAAAGATGAGGAAGTATTTGCCCTTCGACCTATGACATGTCCTTTCCAATATATGATCTATAAAGCTAAACAACGAAGTTATAGAGATTTACCAGTGAGATATTCTGAAACATCAACATTATTTAGAAATGAATCTTCTGGTGAGATGCATGGTTTGATTCGAGTAAGACAGTTTACACTTGCTGATGCACACATTATATGTACTCCAGAACAAGTGAAACAAGAATTCAAAGATGTAGTTGACTTAGTAAAATATATGATGACAGCTATCGGTATTCAGGATGATGTTTGGTATAGATTCTCTAAATGGGATGAAAATAAGACCGACAAATACATCAACGATCCAGAAGCATGGGAATATACTCAAAATATGATGAGAAAAATTCTCAATGAAATTGGGTTAGATTATCATGAAGCAGATGGGGAAGCAGCTTTCTATGGACCTAAATTAGATGTTCAATTTAAAAATGTTCATGGTAAAGAAGATACTTTATTTACAATACAGATTGATTTTGCTTTAGCAGAAAGATTCCAAATGACTTATGTGGATAAAGATAATGAAAAGCAACATCCATATATCATCCATAGAAGTTCTATAGGGTGTTATGAAAGAACTCTTGCAATGCTTATTGAAAAATATGCAGGAGCTATGCCTACTTGGATTGCACCAGTTCAAGCAAAGGTACTTCCTATTTCAGAGAAATACCAAGACTATGCTAATGAAGTAGTAGCTGGATTAAAAGCTAAAGGTGTTCGTGTAGAGCTTGATGACCGAGCAGAGAAAATCGGTTATAAGATTCGTGAAGGAAGAATGGAAAGAGTTCCATACCTTCTTATCGTAGGACAGCAAGAAGCTGAAGAGAAACTTGTAGCTGTTAGAAGTCGAGTAAATGGTGATGAAGGCGGTATACCACTTGATGACTTTATAGCAAGGATTAAAGAAGAGATTGATAATAAAGAAATTATTGTTGCTGAGGAAAGTAAATAA
- a CDS encoding sugar phosphate isomerase/epimerase family protein codes for MSEKNKIGVIVDSFRVGVKEGIKKAKEVGASGIQIYSVKGEMSPDNLSKQARRELLDYIKSNGLTVSALCGDLGGHGFTIKEDNKKKIEMSKRIMDLAKDLETDIVTTHIGVVPEDKNHDRFKIMQEACEELGNYGDQVGAYFAIETGPERAITLKNFLDSLDSRGVRVNYDPANLVMVTGDDPVQGVYTLKDYIVHTHAKDGIMVKESNPEYIYDCFAKGIPEGFHCDDYFLEKPLGSGNVDFDKYIKALWDIGYNGFLTIEREVGANPEKDIREAVEFLQKIIG; via the coding sequence ATGTCAGAGAAAAACAAGATAGGTGTTATTGTTGACTCATTCAGAGTCGGTGTAAAAGAAGGTATCAAAAAAGCTAAGGAAGTAGGGGCTAGTGGAATACAAATATATTCTGTAAAAGGTGAAATGTCTCCTGATAATCTTAGCAAACAAGCTAGAAGAGAATTACTTGATTATATAAAATCCAATGGACTTACTGTTTCTGCTTTATGTGGAGATTTAGGCGGACATGGTTTTACTATAAAAGAGGATAATAAGAAAAAGATAGAAATGTCCAAGAGAATAATGGATTTAGCAAAAGATTTGGAAACAGATATTGTTACAACACATATCGGTGTAGTTCCAGAGGATAAGAATCACGATAGATTCAAGATTATGCAGGAAGCCTGTGAAGAGTTAGGGAATTATGGGGATCAGGTAGGGGCGTATTTTGCAATAGAAACTGGACCAGAGAGAGCAATTACTCTTAAGAACTTTTTAGATAGTTTAGATAGCAGAGGGGTAAGAGTAAATTATGATCCTGCTAATCTAGTAATGGTTACAGGTGATGACCCTGTACAAGGAGTATATACATTAAAGGATTATATTGTTCATACTCATGCAAAAGATGGTATTATGGTGAAAGAATCCAACCCAGAATACATATATGATTGTTTTGCTAAAGGTATTCCAGAAGGATTTCATTGTGATGATTATTTCTTAGAAAAACCATTAGGAAGTGGAAACGTAGATTTTGATAAGTATATAAAAGCTTTATGGGATATAGGCTATAATGGATTTTTGACCATTGAAAGAGAAGTTGGTGCAAATCCAGAGAAAGATATACGTGAAGCAGTAGAATTTTTACAAAAAATAATAGGTTAG
- a CDS encoding YdcF family protein: MGLLAILSLVIGGFSILYFLFLTILNAGAGFSFFWILLSVMAFCMFFIFRNYEGVKEHVPKLIRYVVFLLIIIVIMIFIVVQSFIIKDSIKRDNYDSTDYVIVLGARVKGTTISLTLSHRLEIAYKYLIDNTTSKAILAGGKGPGEDISEAEAMKRYLLNKGINEDRLIMENKSTSTQENIRNSFELINAYNEAPSVTIITSDFHVYRAKKIAEKYCQDIQGIPSRTHPPLIVHYYVREFFAVLKDTIF, encoded by the coding sequence ATGGGATTATTAGCTATTTTATCGCTTGTAATAGGAGGTTTTAGTATCCTATACTTCTTATTTCTAACGATATTGAATGCAGGCGCAGGTTTTTCATTTTTTTGGATTCTACTAAGTGTAATGGCTTTTTGTATGTTTTTTATATTTAGGAACTATGAAGGTGTCAAAGAACATGTGCCGAAGTTAATTAGGTACGTAGTATTTTTGTTGATAATTATTGTTATAATGATTTTTATTGTTGTCCAATCTTTTATAATAAAAGATAGTATCAAGCGTGATAATTATGATTCAACGGATTATGTTATTGTTCTCGGTGCAAGAGTCAAGGGGACTACTATTTCATTAACATTGTCACATAGGCTTGAGATAGCATATAAATATCTTATAGACAATACAACAAGTAAGGCAATCTTAGCTGGTGGGAAGGGACCAGGAGAAGATATATCAGAAGCTGAAGCTATGAAGAGATATCTATTGAATAAAGGTATAAATGAAGATAGATTGATTATGGAAAATAAATCAACCAGTACTCAGGAGAATATAAGAAACAGCTTTGAATTGATAAATGCATATAATGAAGCTCCTTCAGTGACAATAATAACAAGTGATTTTCATGTATATAGAGCTAAGAAGATTGCTGAAAAATATTGTCAGGATATTCAGGGAATACCGTCAAGAACACATCCACCATTGATTGTACATTATTATGTTAGAGAGTTCTTTGCTGTATTGAAAGATACTATATTCTAG
- the rpmI gene encoding 50S ribosomal protein L35 encodes MPKMKTHRGAAKRFKKTGTGKLKRNKAFKRHILTKKTAKKKRTLRHATMMDKSNEKVMKKLLPYV; translated from the coding sequence ATGCCTAAAATGAAAACACATCGTGGCGCTGCTAAGCGTTTCAAGAAAACTGGAACAGGTAAATTAAAAAGAAATAAAGCATTTAAAAGACATATTCTAACTAAGAAAACAGCTAAGAAAAAGAGAACTCTTAGACATGCTACTATGATGGATAAGTCTAACGAAAAAGTAATGAAGAAGTTATTACCATACGTTTAA
- a CDS encoding class I SAM-dependent DNA methyltransferase — translation MSSYNSFAMVYDKFMNNVPYKEWVDYILSIIDKYYYKKPRLMLDLGCGTGNITELLADKGIDMIGVDNSSDMLFVAKEKARINNRDILYLLQDMREFELYGTVDCIVSICDSMNYILEEDDLLQVFRLVNNYLDPRGLFIFDLNTYYKYNNILGDNTFSETNEDSAYIWDNYYYEEEKINEYDLTLFIKDENNLYRRYTETHYQKMYDLNRIKQLIIEAGLEYIDCFEAFSFESPAETSERVYFIAREKGKQ, via the coding sequence ATGTCTAGTTATAATTCATTTGCAATGGTTTATGATAAGTTTATGAATAATGTACCCTATAAGGAATGGGTGGATTATATATTGAGTATTATTGATAAATACTATTATAAAAAGCCAAGACTGATGTTGGATTTGGGATGTGGTACAGGTAATATCACGGAGTTATTAGCTGATAAGGGTATAGATATGATAGGTGTGGATAATTCAAGTGATATGTTATTCGTTGCTAAAGAGAAGGCAAGGATTAATAATAGAGATATATTATATCTATTACAGGATATGAGAGAATTTGAGTTATATGGTACAGTAGATTGTATAGTGAGTATCTGCGATAGTATGAATTACATTTTGGAGGAAGATGATTTATTACAAGTTTTTAGGCTGGTAAATAATTATTTGGATCCAAGAGGTTTGTTTATTTTTGATTTGAACACTTACTATAAGTACAATAATATTTTAGGTGATAACACTTTTTCTGAAACGAATGAAGATAGTGCTTACATTTGGGATAATTATTACTATGAAGAAGAAAAAATCAATGAGTATGATTTGACTTTATTTATAAAAGATGAAAATAATCTTTACCGTAGATATACTGAAACCCACTATCAAAAAATGTATGATTTAAATAGAATCAAACAGTTAATAATAGAAGCAGGACTAGAATATATAGATTGCTTTGAAGCATTTTCTTTTGAATCACCTGCTGAGACTAGTGAAAGAGTATATTTTATAGCTAGAGAAAAAGGAAAACAATGA
- a CDS encoding bacteriohemerythrin, with product MLEWKKEYNLGIEEIDNQHKHLFEIAARVGELTQDIGEGIDCYDDFMSILNELVDYTIYHFDYEEAYMQKNNFDNDEFLVHQVEHKMFVKKLEKFQETDFDENQYESINNMLTFLVDWIVHHIIDVDSKYVKVS from the coding sequence ATGCTTGAATGGAAAAAAGAATATAATCTAGGAATTGAAGAAATTGATAATCAGCATAAGCATTTATTTGAGATTGCAGCAAGAGTTGGTGAACTGACGCAGGACATTGGTGAAGGTATTGATTGTTATGATGATTTTATGAGTATATTGAATGAATTAGTAGATTATACCATTTACCATTTTGATTATGAAGAAGCATATATGCAGAAAAATAATTTTGACAATGACGAGTTCTTAGTACACCAAGTTGAACACAAGATGTTTGTTAAGAAATTAGAGAAGTTCCAAGAAACTGATTTTGATGAAAATCAATATGAAAGCATTAATAATATGCTTACTTTCTTAGTGGATTGGATAGTACATCATATTATTGATGTAGACTCAAAATATGTTAAGGTAAGTTAG
- the thrS gene encoding threonine--tRNA ligase — protein sequence MIITLKDGSKKEYESSMSVIDIANDISAGLARMACAGEVDGEVVDLRHVVDKDVTLNILTFNDDSGKGAFRHTTAHILSQAVKRLFPEVKLAIGPSIENGYYYDFDKETPFTNEDLEAIEKEMKKIVKENLQIKRFELPRDEAISFMKEKGEDYKVELIEDLGKDEVISFYEQGEFVDLCAGPHLMTTKSVKAFKLLSVAGAYWRGDEKNKMLSRIYGTSFTKKAELDAYIQKLEEAKKRDHRKLGKELELFAMFDEGPGFPFFLPKGMVLRNTLIDYWREVHNRANYQEIATPIILNKELWLRSGHWDHYRENMYTTVIDELDYAVKPMNCPGGMLVYKNKMHSYRDLPLRVGELGLVHRHEMSGALHGLMRVRNFTQDDAHIFMLPEQIKDEIVGVINLIDEVYKVFGFKYHMELSTRPEDSMGSDEDWDMATEALRQALDENGLDYVVNEGDGAFYGPKIDFHLEDCLGRTWQCGTIQLDFQLPERFELEYTGKDGEKHRPVMIHRVVFGSIERFIGILIEHFAGAFPAWLAPVQVKVLPISDKYNDYATKVVDGLKAKGIRVEFDDRAEKIGYKIREGRMERVPYLLIVGQKEQDENKVAVRSRAKGDEGAISLDEFIARLEKEIESKEIIEAEEK from the coding sequence ATGATTATTACTTTAAAAGATGGTTCAAAAAAAGAATATGAAAGCAGCATGTCAGTTATTGATATAGCTAATGATATTAGTGCAGGACTTGCAAGAATGGCATGTGCAGGAGAAGTGGATGGAGAGGTTGTTGATCTTAGACATGTAGTTGATAAAGATGTAACACTTAACATTCTTACATTCAATGATGATTCAGGTAAAGGTGCTTTTAGACATACAACAGCTCATATCCTGTCACAAGCGGTTAAGAGACTATTTCCAGAAGTAAAACTAGCTATAGGTCCATCAATAGAAAATGGATACTATTATGATTTTGATAAGGAAACACCTTTTACTAATGAAGACTTGGAAGCAATTGAAAAAGAAATGAAGAAAATCGTAAAAGAGAATCTTCAAATCAAGAGATTTGAATTACCTAGAGATGAAGCTATCAGTTTCATGAAAGAAAAAGGCGAAGACTACAAAGTAGAACTTATTGAAGATTTGGGTAAGGATGAGGTAATTTCATTCTATGAGCAAGGGGAATTCGTTGACCTATGTGCTGGACCTCACCTTATGACTACTAAATCAGTAAAAGCTTTTAAATTATTATCTGTGGCAGGAGCTTACTGGCGTGGTGATGAAAAGAACAAGATGTTATCAAGAATATACGGAACATCTTTTACTAAAAAAGCTGAACTTGATGCTTACATTCAAAAATTAGAAGAAGCCAAGAAAAGAGATCATAGAAAATTAGGAAAAGAGCTTGAACTATTTGCAATGTTTGATGAAGGACCAGGTTTCCCATTCTTCTTACCAAAAGGAATGGTGCTTAGAAATACATTGATTGACTATTGGAGAGAAGTTCATAATAGAGCCAACTACCAAGAAATAGCTACACCAATCATATTGAACAAAGAATTATGGTTACGTTCTGGACATTGGGATCATTATAGAGAAAATATGTATACTACAGTTATTGATGAACTTGATTATGCTGTAAAACCTATGAACTGTCCAGGGGGTATGTTAGTATACAAAAACAAAATGCACTCTTACAGAGATCTACCACTACGTGTTGGTGAATTAGGTCTTGTTCACAGACATGAAATGTCAGGTGCCCTACATGGACTTATGCGTGTTAGAAACTTTACACAAGATGATGCTCATATCTTCATGTTACCTGAACAGATCAAAGACGAGATTGTTGGAGTTATCAACTTGATAGATGAAGTATACAAAGTATTCGGTTTCAAATATCATATGGAGTTATCTACTAGACCAGAAGACAGTATGGGTAGTGATGAAGATTGGGATATGGCTACTGAGGCATTAAGACAGGCGCTTGATGAAAATGGTCTTGATTATGTGGTTAATGAAGGTGATGGTGCATTCTATGGTCCTAAGATCGACTTCCATCTAGAAGACTGCTTAGGAAGAACATGGCAATGTGGAACAATTCAACTTGACTTCCAATTACCTGAGAGATTTGAACTTGAATATACTGGAAAAGATGGAGAAAAACATCGTCCTGTAATGATTCACAGAGTAGTATTTGGTAGTATTGAAAGATTTATTGGTATCTTAATCGAGCATTTTGCAGGGGCATTCCCAGCATGGCTTGCACCAGTTCAAGTAAAAGTTCTACCAATATCTGATAAATATAATGATTATGCAACTAAAGTTGTAGATGGATTAAAAGCAAAAGGCATCAGAGTGGAATTTGATGACAGAGCTGAGAAAATAGGATACAAGATCAGAGAAGGAAGAATGGAAAGAGTTCCTTATCTTCTAATTGTTGGTCAAAAAGAGCAAGATGAGAATAAAGTAGCAGTAAGAAGTAGAGCCAAAGGTGACGAAGGAGCTATTTCACTTGATGAATTCATTGCAAGACTTGAAAAAGAAATTGAAAGTAAAGAAATTATAGAAGCAGAAGAGAAATAG
- the infC gene encoding translation initiation factor IF-3, with protein MINEQIRDREVRLIDDQGNQLGIMSARDAQRLARERNLDLVKISPKAKPPVCKIIDYGKFRYEQAKRDKEAKKKQNIISVKEVRLSPNIEQHDINTKMKHAKKFLNNGDKVKVSVRFRGRELAHTAIGREILLKFAESLVDIADIEKYPKMEGRSMVMFMAKKR; from the coding sequence ATGATTAATGAGCAAATTCGAGACAGAGAAGTACGTTTAATCGATGATCAAGGTAACCAACTGGGTATTATGTCTGCAAGAGATGCTCAAAGGCTTGCAAGAGAAAGAAACTTAGATTTAGTTAAGATTTCCCCAAAGGCAAAGCCACCAGTATGTAAGATAATTGATTATGGAAAATTTAGATATGAACAAGCTAAACGTGACAAGGAAGCTAAGAAGAAACAGAACATCATTAGTGTAAAAGAAGTTCGTTTGTCTCCTAATATCGAGCAACATGATATTAATACAAAGATGAAACATGCGAAAAAATTCTTGAATAATGGAGATAAAGTTAAAGTTTCCGTACGTTTTAGAGGTAGAGAATTAGCTCATACTGCAATAGGTAGAGAAATCTTACTTAAGTTTGCAGAAAGTCTAGTAGACATTGCGGATATTGAGAAGTATCCAAAAATGGAAGGTAGAAGCATGGTAATGTTTATGGCGAAGAAAAGATAA
- the hslO gene encoding Hsp33 family molecular chaperone HslO, giving the protein MKDYIVRATACNNQIRAFAATTTNMVGEAREKHNTSPVVSAALGRLMTAASMMGSMLKNEKDLITLQIRGDGPIKGLVVTADAKANVKGYPYVPIVDLPLKENGKLDVSGGLGNGIMNIIKDIGLKDPYVGQTHLVSGEIAEDLTYYFATSEQVPSAVGLGVLVDRDYSIKHSGGFIIQLLPGADEEVIIKLEERLKVLPSITNLMSEGKTPEEVLDMLLEGMEPQILEKIPTKFQCNCTKERVEKALISIGKKDIKEMIDEGETIELNCHFCNKKYYFTVDELQEIISYAQGE; this is encoded by the coding sequence ATGAAAGATTATATTGTTAGAGCTACAGCTTGTAATAATCAGATAAGAGCATTTGCAGCTACAACTACAAATATGGTTGGTGAAGCTAGAGAAAAACATAATACATCACCGGTTGTTTCTGCTGCATTAGGAAGATTGATGACAGCGGCTTCAATGATGGGAAGTATGTTAAAAAACGAAAAAGACCTAATTACTCTTCAAATTCGTGGAGATGGACCAATAAAAGGTCTAGTAGTAACAGCTGATGCTAAAGCTAATGTTAAAGGGTATCCATATGTACCAATAGTTGATTTACCACTTAAGGAAAATGGTAAGCTGGATGTATCAGGTGGACTTGGAAACGGTATTATGAATATTATAAAAGATATTGGATTAAAAGATCCATATGTTGGACAAACACATCTAGTATCAGGAGAAATTGCAGAAGATTTGACTTATTATTTCGCAACTTCTGAACAAGTACCTTCAGCTGTTGGGCTTGGGGTATTAGTGGATAGAGATTATTCAATTAAGCACAGTGGAGGATTCATCATACAATTGCTTCCAGGTGCAGATGAAGAAGTAATAATCAAGTTGGAAGAAAGATTGAAGGTATTACCATCTATTACTAATCTTATGAGTGAAGGAAAAACTCCGGAAGAAGTACTTGATATGTTATTGGAAGGTATGGAACCTCAGATTCTTGAGAAAATACCAACTAAGTTCCAGTGTAACTGTACAAAGGAAAGAGTTGAGAAAGCTCTTATTAGTATTGGAAAGAAAGATATTAAGGAAATGATAGATGAGGGTGAAACTATAGAGTTAAATTGTCATTTCTGTAATAAAAAATATTATTTTACTGTTGATGAGTTACAGGAAATAATTTCATATGCACAAGGGGAGTAA
- a CDS encoding sugar phosphate isomerase/epimerase family protein has protein sequence MKLGVSSYSFLRLVQEGKMKQIDVIKKAKEMGFDAVEFINFILEDGETDESFAKRAYEESKKVGIDIESYTISSDFINGSNGDLEAEIERVKREVDIANILGAKSMRHDATIGFTDDYTGQRSFEHALPILIRGYREVTEYAMKYGIKTMVENHGFFCQDSSRVEKLVNGVNHPNFGVLIDMGNFVCVDEQPEKALGVLMPYAFHVHAKDFHIKSGMLPDPGRGWFQSRGGNYLRGSIIGHGDVPILQCLRIMKKYNYDGVLSIEFEGLEDPLTGIEVGLENLRKYIEMA, from the coding sequence ATGAAACTTGGAGTTAGTTCTTATAGCTTTTTAAGGTTAGTACAAGAAGGAAAAATGAAACAGATTGATGTAATCAAGAAAGCTAAAGAAATGGGTTTTGATGCAGTGGAATTCATTAATTTCATTCTTGAAGATGGTGAAACTGATGAATCATTCGCTAAACGTGCTTATGAAGAAAGTAAAAAGGTTGGTATAGATATTGAGAGTTATACTATAAGTTCAGATTTCATTAATGGTAGTAATGGTGATTTGGAGGCAGAGATTGAAAGGGTAAAAAGAGAAGTTGACATTGCAAATATACTTGGTGCAAAGTCAATGAGACATGATGCTACGATAGGGTTTACAGACGATTATACAGGGCAAAGATCTTTTGAACATGCTCTTCCAATACTAATCAGAGGCTACAGAGAAGTGACTGAATATGCTATGAAATATGGCATAAAAACAATGGTTGAGAATCATGGTTTCTTTTGTCAAGACAGTTCTCGTGTAGAGAAATTGGTAAATGGAGTTAATCACCCTAATTTTGGAGTTCTTATTGATATGGGGAATTTTGTTTGTGTTGATGAACAGCCTGAGAAGGCTTTAGGTGTACTTATGCCATATGCTTTCCATGTACATGCAAAAGATTTTCATATCAAATCAGGTATGTTGCCTGACCCTGGAAGAGGATGGTTTCAATCAAGAGGTGGTAATTATTTGAGAGGTTCAATTATAGGTCATGGGGATGTACCTATCTTACAGTGTCTTAGGATAATGAAAAAATATAATTATGATGGGGTTCTATCCATTGAATTTGAAGGGCTTGAAGATCCTTTAACAGGTATTGAAGTAGGATTGGAGAATTTACGTAAATATATTGAAATGGCTTAG
- the rplT gene encoding 50S ribosomal protein L20: MARIKGALHTRKRRKRVLKLAKGYRGAKSKQFRTAKQAVMKSGVYSYTGRKLKKRDFRRLWIARINAATRVHGLSYSKFMYGLKLADVNVNRKMLAEMAVNDSEGFASLVETAKSKIQ; the protein is encoded by the coding sequence ATGGCAAGAATCAAGGGTGCTTTACACACACGTAAGAGACGTAAAAGAGTATTAAAGTTAGCTAAAGGATATAGAGGAGCAAAATCTAAACAATTCAGAACTGCTAAACAAGCGGTAATGAAATCAGGTGTTTATTCATATACAGGAAGAAAACTTAAGAAAAGAGATTTCAGAAGACTTTGGATTGCAAGAATTAATGCTGCAACTAGAGTTCATGGATTATCATATAGCAAATTCATGTATGGTCTTAAGTTAGCAGATGTTAATGTTAACAGAAAAATGTTAGCTGAAATGGCAGTTAACGATTCTGAAGGTTTCGCTAGTTTAGTAGAAACTGCAAAATCAAAAATTCAATAA
- a CDS encoding Gfo/Idh/MocA family protein, protein MDKVKVGIIGAGNISELHVQGYKKLPHVELVAVCDLDKEKAEEYAAKHDIPNIFTDYNEMLKMKDLDAVSVTTWNNSHAPISIAAMKAGKDVLCEKPLAMNADEAQKMVDTSKETNKLLMVGFVRRFEKNANYIKETIENDELGNVYYAKTGYMRKWGNPGGWFCDKKRSGGGPVIDLGVHVIDLISYLTGKPKAVSVMASTFEHLGLKPYIKGISKYNAKDYDKDNPFCDVEDSATALIKYDNGMTLSIETSWVLHTKEDNNYLMLYGDKAGVKMEPELEFYKEHNDYFVEERPIVKEETDKFSAIFQRETAHFIDCIVNNTECRNPGEDGVAIMKILDAIYESAKSGHEVIL, encoded by the coding sequence ATGGATAAAGTGAAAGTGGGTATTATAGGAGCAGGGAATATTAGTGAATTACACGTACAAGGTTACAAAAAACTTCCACATGTAGAATTAGTGGCTGTATGTGATTTGGACAAAGAAAAAGCAGAGGAGTATGCAGCTAAACATGATATACCAAACATATTTACAGATTATAATGAAATGTTGAAGATGAAAGACCTAGATGCTGTCAGTGTAACTACTTGGAACAATTCTCATGCACCTATCAGTATTGCAGCTATGAAAGCAGGAAAAGATGTTTTATGTGAAAAGCCTTTAGCAATGAATGCTGATGAAGCTCAAAAGATGGTTGATACTTCAAAAGAAACAAATAAATTATTGATGGTTGGTTTTGTTAGAAGGTTTGAGAAGAATGCTAATTACATAAAAGAAACAATAGAAAATGATGAGTTAGGAAATGTGTATTATGCCAAGACAGGATATATGAGAAAATGGGGAAATCCAGGAGGATGGTTCTGTGATAAAAAACGTTCTGGTGGAGGACCTGTAATAGATTTGGGAGTTCATGTTATTGATTTAATCAGTTATCTAACAGGTAAACCAAAAGCTGTATCAGTAATGGCATCAACTTTTGAACATCTAGGACTAAAACCATATATTAAAGGTATTAGCAAATATAATGCAAAAGATTATGATAAAGATAATCCATTCTGTGATGTGGAAGATTCAGCAACAGCATTAATCAAATACGATAATGGTATGACTCTAAGTATTGAAACAAGTTGGGTTTTACATACAAAAGAAGATAATAATTATTTGATGTTATATGGAGATAAGGCTGGAGTCAAAATGGAGCCTGAACTTGAATTCTATAAAGAGCACAACGATTATTTTGTTGAAGAAAGACCAATAGTAAAGGAAGAAACAGATAAGTTTTCAGCAATATTCCAAAGGGAAACAGCACATTTTATAGATTGTATAGTTAATAATACAGAATGTAGAAACCCAGGAGAAGATGGTGTAGCTATAATGAAAATATTAGATGCCATTTATGAATCTGCCAAGTCAGGACATGAGGTAATATTATAA